One Paraburkholderia sp. HP33-1 genomic region harbors:
- a CDS encoding ATP-binding cassette domain-containing protein, translating to MKPSLELRDIHHDFSELRVSAGIDPKVLSGELHAIIGLHGAGKTTLFKILIGCLEPASKTGAAGRWSASMSSFLACKSVMHSESVRCPAANGKCSALVEREWATRACY from the coding sequence ATGAAACCCTCGCTCGAACTTCGTGATATTCATCACGATTTTTCGGAGCTTCGTGTGTCGGCAGGAATCGACCCGAAGGTCTTGTCGGGTGAGCTGCACGCCATTATCGGACTGCACGGCGCAGGCAAGACGACGCTGTTCAAAATATTGATCGGATGCCTTGAACCTGCGTCAAAAACAGGAGCCGCTGGACGTTGGAGCGCGTCTATGAGTTCTTTCCTCGCATGCAAGAGCGTGATGCACAGCGAGTCGGTACGTTGTCCGGCGGCGAACGGCAAATGCTCTGCACTGGTCGAGCGCGAATGGGCAACCCGAGCTTGCTACTAG
- a CDS encoding ATP-binding cassette domain-containing protein has protein sequence MQERDAQRVGTLSGGERQMLCTGRARMGNPSLLLVDEPTEGLAPAIVTQAEGILSVAHHDGTAILLVDQATDLALSRASRFDVMSKGRVVFAGSAVDLMTDDQVRKRYPQL, from the coding sequence ATGCAAGAGCGTGATGCACAGCGAGTCGGTACGTTGTCCGGCGGCGAACGGCAAATGCTCTGCACTGGTCGAGCGCGAATGGGCAACCCGAGCTTGCTACTAGTGGACGAGCCAACCGAAGGGCTCGCTCCCGCGATCGTTACTCAAGCTGAGGGAATACTTAGCGTGGCACATCATGACGGTACGGCCATCTTGCTGGTCGATCAGGCGACGGACCTCGCGCTGTCTCGAGCGAGCCGATTTGACGTGATGTCGAAAGGACGGGTCGTCTTTGCTGGTAGCGCAGTGGATTTGATGACGGACGATCAAGTCAGAAAGCGATATCCGCAGTTATGA
- a CDS encoding ATP-binding protein — protein sequence MNAENSAKSITTPNPVDVAILHYPGFDLDIGRGELRVEGRPVALRPKTFALLQHLARHPGRLLGRNELIEAVWRDVIVTDDSLVQCISELRAALDDRSQKLIRTVPRRGYIFDLRPIESISGEGSDLTAPSQSLAFDGQVYMPESLHEAVPEQSPYDFTNVAATNNLPVQMPPLYGRAEDVAALARLLEVSRVVSVVGPAGIGKTRLAQAVAYELRNDYADGVWIVELASLADGLLLVPTVARVLGHQIALREGGLTSLVQLIKDQRLLLSLDNCEHLLEQAADLITQIVADAPGVRVLVTSQEPLHIDQEQIFRLDALAVPANADAASAPGFGAVQLFVARIQAADPKFTVDSGNVSDVVEICRRLDGIPLAIEFAAAREPLLGVHGLLRRLDERLRLLAGGNRTAPPRHQTLRGAMQWSYELLSAPEQTVFDRLGVFMGTFSLEAAQRVASDQTIDSWAVIDHLASLVDKSLVMVERGEMPRYRLLESSRAFALERLAITGSLDATRRRHAEALAQILTGDDLFEEPLARMRRIAPDLDNVRAAVAWALGPTGDRQIAVELAAATDMLWDARGVNDEGARLYRTIEPWVDESTPPRLAARFWFAVAGLRMRTEAKHQAASALKAARLYQGLNDRFGVFRSLTFAALYFAVMADRDAAAAALAEAQALSDDTWPSWLQTSLAYCRALFANLIDRKPDEARSLVNAALQGHRRGDSYFGDRCELLLPSLDIAQGDYASALRRCNDILDSSSVRESVQLRSQILLMRGAALVHLGDVKAAELALASACTLLMHTFGPTTYPYSYVALLLARQGRLVDAARTLAWIDNRQLQAVRDWFPPIAVSSYEEARTMVDSAFTREECDRLASDGARLSFEQVTAMAFPGR from the coding sequence ATGAACGCCGAAAATTCCGCGAAATCCATCACCACGCCGAACCCGGTCGACGTAGCCATATTGCACTACCCCGGATTCGACCTCGATATAGGGCGCGGCGAACTGCGAGTCGAAGGACGGCCTGTCGCGCTCAGACCGAAGACCTTTGCGCTATTGCAGCATCTGGCGCGCCATCCCGGTCGCCTGCTTGGCAGAAACGAGCTCATCGAGGCCGTGTGGCGCGACGTTATCGTCACCGACGATTCCCTGGTTCAGTGCATCAGCGAATTGCGCGCGGCGTTGGACGATCGGAGTCAAAAGTTGATCCGGACGGTGCCGCGCCGAGGCTATATTTTTGACCTCCGGCCCATCGAGTCAATTTCCGGCGAAGGCTCGGACCTGACAGCACCTTCACAATCGCTGGCGTTCGATGGTCAAGTCTACATGCCGGAATCGCTTCACGAAGCGGTGCCTGAGCAGTCTCCCTATGATTTCACCAATGTAGCCGCAACCAATAATCTGCCGGTCCAGATGCCTCCGCTCTATGGGCGTGCGGAAGACGTCGCCGCGCTGGCGCGTTTGCTGGAGGTTTCCCGGGTCGTCAGCGTCGTAGGCCCCGCAGGTATCGGAAAGACACGGTTAGCGCAGGCAGTGGCGTACGAGCTGCGTAATGACTATGCGGACGGCGTCTGGATTGTCGAACTGGCGTCGCTGGCGGACGGCCTGTTGCTCGTGCCGACCGTGGCGCGCGTGTTGGGGCACCAGATAGCGCTCAGGGAAGGCGGACTCACATCGCTGGTGCAGTTGATCAAGGATCAGAGACTTCTGCTGTCGCTGGACAACTGCGAGCATCTGCTGGAACAGGCAGCGGACTTGATCACGCAGATCGTGGCCGACGCACCGGGCGTGCGGGTGCTGGTCACAAGCCAGGAACCGTTGCACATCGATCAGGAGCAGATCTTTCGACTCGACGCGCTGGCAGTGCCCGCGAACGCAGACGCGGCCTCTGCCCCCGGTTTCGGCGCTGTCCAACTGTTCGTCGCGCGCATACAGGCCGCCGATCCGAAGTTCACGGTCGATAGCGGGAACGTGAGCGATGTGGTCGAGATCTGCCGGCGGCTCGATGGAATTCCTCTGGCGATTGAGTTCGCCGCAGCGCGGGAACCGCTCCTCGGCGTGCATGGTCTGCTGCGGCGGCTCGACGAGCGGCTGAGGCTGCTGGCGGGCGGAAATCGAACTGCGCCGCCCCGCCATCAAACTTTGCGGGGGGCAATGCAGTGGAGCTATGAGCTGTTGAGTGCGCCCGAGCAAACGGTGTTCGATCGGCTCGGCGTGTTCATGGGCACCTTCTCGCTTGAAGCCGCACAGCGCGTGGCGAGCGACCAGACAATCGATAGCTGGGCAGTCATCGATCACCTCGCCTCACTCGTGGACAAATCGCTCGTGATGGTTGAACGGGGGGAGATGCCGCGCTACCGGCTTCTCGAAAGCAGCCGGGCCTTCGCATTGGAGCGGCTAGCCATCACTGGCTCGCTCGACGCGACGCGCCGGCGCCACGCCGAAGCACTGGCGCAGATCCTGACCGGAGACGATCTCTTTGAGGAGCCCCTGGCGCGGATGCGTCGCATCGCGCCTGACCTCGACAACGTACGCGCGGCCGTGGCGTGGGCACTCGGGCCGACGGGCGATCGCCAGATCGCGGTCGAACTTGCGGCGGCCACCGACATGCTATGGGATGCGCGAGGCGTCAACGACGAAGGCGCGCGGCTGTACCGTACGATCGAGCCCTGGGTGGACGAGTCAACGCCGCCTCGACTGGCAGCGCGCTTCTGGTTTGCCGTCGCTGGTCTGCGCATGCGCACGGAGGCGAAACACCAAGCCGCTTCGGCCCTCAAAGCCGCTCGACTATATCAAGGCCTGAACGACCGATTCGGCGTATTCCGGTCCTTGACGTTTGCTGCGCTTTACTTTGCCGTTATGGCCGATCGCGACGCGGCGGCAGCAGCCCTTGCTGAGGCGCAAGCCCTGTCCGACGACACGTGGCCGTCGTGGTTGCAAACGTCCCTCGCTTATTGCAGAGCACTGTTCGCAAACCTCATCGACCGCAAGCCGGATGAAGCGAGAAGTCTTGTCAATGCGGCGTTGCAGGGCCATCGTCGCGGCGACAGCTACTTCGGAGACCGCTGCGAACTCCTGCTTCCCAGCCTCGACATCGCGCAGGGTGACTATGCGTCGGCGTTACGGCGATGTAACGATATCCTTGACAGTTCGAGTGTGAGAGAGAGTGTGCAACTGCGATCGCAAATCCTGCTTATGCGCGGCGCGGCGCTCGTTCATCTCGGTGACGTCAAGGCAGCTGAACTTGCATTGGCGAGCGCTTGCACGCTATTGATGCATACATTCGGTCCGACTACCTATCCCTACTCCTATGTGGCGCTTCTACTTGCGCGGCAGGGCCGTCTCGTCGACGCCGCGAGGACACTTGCCTGGATCGACAACCGCCAGCTACAGGCAGTCCGCGATTGGTTTCCGCCGATTGCGGTATCCAGCTACGAGGAAGCGCGAACCATGGTCGACTCGGCTTTCACGCGAGAAGAATGCGATCGACTTGCGAGCGATGGGGCGCGGTTAAGCTTCGAACAAGTGACTGCAATGGCATTTCCGGGGCGATAG
- a CDS encoding ABC transporter substrate-binding protein produces the protein MNIRTGRRTFIKGVTAAGAVAVGPWIAARPAWSQHSSIKIGVIEPLSGPIAYVGETFVAAARFGAYRLNRAGGVLGRQVEIVPADSELKPDVATRRANDLLYREKVEVLAVGPGSAVAKAVSQIANRNGKIFVTYASEAAELTGEEFQDTTFRCCLNTDMHSRMLALYFTRMAKQKPTRFYLLNEDYNFGHAFAEGFKKAFDRMKAPNQSIVGEEYHPLQNVQDFAPYVTKIMASGAEVVITGDWGQDLRLLLQQGKSLGWKVKTGGFYLNDPIVLQAVQGAAVGHITADAYQVTLDTPENKAFIREWREYYPDAPISYKYPNAAVIHTVSAILWLGDVIKRAGTLDTARLIQTWEGARFAAILGDVEMRACDHQMQSPGLISEILDPEQIPAEIRYYGDAFPYIGRPTRIPKEELAVIPKDTGNPRCARGG, from the coding sequence ATGAACATTCGAACGGGTCGGCGCACATTCATCAAAGGCGTAACCGCGGCTGGGGCCGTTGCTGTCGGACCGTGGATTGCCGCACGCCCTGCCTGGAGTCAGCATAGTTCCATCAAGATCGGTGTGATCGAACCACTGTCGGGTCCGATAGCATATGTTGGAGAAACTTTCGTCGCGGCCGCCAGATTTGGTGCTTACAGGCTCAATCGGGCTGGTGGGGTGCTTGGGCGGCAGGTGGAGATCGTGCCGGCGGATAGTGAACTCAAACCTGACGTCGCCACTCGCCGCGCGAATGATCTGCTCTATCGTGAAAAGGTGGAAGTTCTCGCTGTTGGGCCGGGGTCGGCGGTAGCGAAGGCGGTTTCTCAGATTGCCAATCGGAATGGAAAGATATTCGTCACGTACGCTTCTGAGGCGGCTGAACTTACGGGCGAAGAGTTCCAGGATACAACCTTTCGATGCTGCCTTAACACCGACATGCACTCACGAATGCTCGCTTTGTACTTCACGAGAATGGCGAAGCAGAAGCCCACGCGATTCTATCTTCTGAACGAGGACTACAATTTCGGGCATGCTTTCGCGGAGGGCTTCAAAAAGGCTTTTGATAGGATGAAGGCGCCCAATCAAAGCATTGTCGGGGAGGAATACCACCCGCTTCAAAACGTGCAGGATTTCGCTCCGTACGTCACCAAGATCATGGCGTCCGGCGCCGAAGTCGTCATCACAGGGGACTGGGGCCAGGATCTCCGTCTGCTGCTTCAACAGGGGAAGTCCTTGGGGTGGAAGGTGAAGACGGGTGGATTCTATCTCAACGACCCGATAGTATTGCAAGCAGTACAGGGGGCAGCCGTCGGTCATATAACCGCAGACGCTTACCAGGTGACACTCGACACACCTGAAAACAAAGCGTTCATCCGGGAATGGCGAGAATACTATCCTGACGCGCCGATCAGTTATAAATATCCGAACGCCGCCGTTATTCACACGGTAAGCGCGATTCTCTGGCTCGGTGACGTGATAAAGCGTGCAGGCACTCTGGATACTGCCAGGTTGATTCAGACCTGGGAGGGAGCCAGGTTTGCAGCAATTTTGGGCGACGTAGAAATGCGAGCATGCGATCATCAGATGCAGAGTCCGGGGCTCATATCAGAGATACTCGATCCTGAACAGATACCCGCTGAGATCCGCTACTACGGCGACGCCTTTCCATATATTGGCAGGCCCACGCGAATTCCGAAAGAAGAGCTGGCAGTAATTCCAAAGGACACCGGCAACCCGCGCTGCGCTAGAGGGGGCTAA